Genomic window (Mesorhizobium sp. M4B.F.Ca.ET.058.02.1.1):
GAGGCGCGCCGGAACCCCCGCCTGGCGCCCCTCGTGCATGACCCCGGAAATCGGCGACGATTCCGGGGTCATGCTTTAAGTCCACCTGTTTGGCGGCGACGGCGTCGGTGGCGATCGTGCCCTGGATGAGAGCCATCCGACCTGGTTTCTGCTGAAGTGGTTTCAGCTAAAGTTCCGGCATGAACGTCCTGATTCTCGGCGCGACCGGCTTCATCGGGTCCGCCGTCACAAGAAGACTTGCGGGGGAAGGCCACCAGGTCACGGGGCTTGGACGCGAGCCGGCGCGCGCGGCGCTGAGGATGCCGCAGGTCCGCTGGCTGAAGGCCGATCTCGCCGGCATGACGCGGAGCGTGGACTGGCAGACCGCGCTGTATGGCCAGCGGGCCGTGGTCAATTGCGCCGGCGCCCTGCAGGACGGGCTCGCCGATGACCTGACGGCCACCCAGGAAAAAGCGATGCTCGCTCTCTATGAGGCCGCGCGCGACCGGGAATTGCTGATCGTCCAGATCTCGGCGGACACAGCGGGAACCGGCCCCGACCTGCCCTTTCTCGACACCAAGAGGCGGGCCGACGGGGCGCTCGCGGCAAGCGGGGTGCGCCATGTCATCCTGCGGCCGGCGCTGGTGCTCGGCCGCAATGCGCATGGCGGCTCCGCCTTGTTGAGGGCGCTCGCTGCCTTCCCGTTGGCGATCCCTTTGGCTTACGCCGACAGCCCGGTCACGACGGTCGCGCTCGACGACGTCGCCGGCGCAGTCAGCGCCGCGATCGGCGGCGTCTTGCCCTCCGGCTCGGACCTCTCGCTCGCCGGCGATGAAGGCCTGACGCTGAAGGACCTTGTGCTTTTGCATCGCAACTGGCTCGGCTTGCCCCCGGCTCCTGTGTTTGCCGTTCCGCCGATGGCCGCATGGCCGGTGACGTGGCTGGCCGATCTCGCCGGCCGGCTCGGCTGGCGCTCGCCGCTCCGCTCGACCGCACTTGCGGTGATGGCGGGCGGTGTCGAAGTGCGGCGGCAGCCAGGGTCAGACCAGCGCCTTTCGTCGGCGGCCGAGACGCTCGCCGCCGCCCCTTCGGGCGTGCAGGATCTATGGTTCGCCCGCCTCTATCTGCTGAAGGCGCCGATCATCGTCGCGCTGGCGCTGTTCTGGCTGGTATCCGGCCTCACGCCGTTCCTGGCATTCGAGGCGGCGCGCAGCCATTTCGCAAGTTTCCTGCCTGGCCATGCCGCGGGCGCGATGGTGGCGGTGACGTGTCTTGCCGACATCGCACTGGGCCTTGCGGTGCTCTTCCGGCCCTGGGCGCGGCGCGCCCTGA
Coding sequences:
- a CDS encoding SDR family oxidoreductase; protein product: MNVLILGATGFIGSAVTRRLAGEGHQVTGLGREPARAALRMPQVRWLKADLAGMTRSVDWQTALYGQRAVVNCAGALQDGLADDLTATQEKAMLALYEAARDRELLIVQISADTAGTGPDLPFLDTKRRADGALAASGVRHVILRPALVLGRNAHGGSALLRALAAFPLAIPLAYADSPVTTVALDDVAGAVSAAIGGVLPSGSDLSLAGDEGLTLKDLVLLHRNWLGLPPAPVFAVPPMAAWPVTWLADLAGRLGWRSPLRSTALAVMAGGVEVRRQPGSDQRLSSAAETLAAAPSGVQDLWFARLYLLKAPIIVALALFWLVSGLTPFLAFEAARSHFASFLPGHAAGAMVAVTCLADIALGLAVLFRPWARRALIGMLVLTLAYLLAATFAEPALWLDPLGPLVKVVPSILLALTALAILDER